The following are encoded together in the Malaya genurostris strain Urasoe2022 chromosome 3, Malgen_1.1, whole genome shotgun sequence genome:
- the LOC131436375 gene encoding pre-mRNA splicing regulator USH1G, whose amino-acid sequence MSSDRIHRAAKDGLLDVLKEATRSEVNSKDVDGMTPVLWAAFEGRLEALKLLVGRGGDPDKSDQFGNTALHLASAKGHMQCVDFLVQFGANLYALDIDKHSAKDLAAINNRDNILRYLDMAAANLETTDKKKVRDLKEQARKKSEKQAREFAKRQQKIEQGVEDNSRVRPHRPSNVLQLLKHKIWSGSQGNLKNPQKDTNQNSTKFSALVGGTVTGARGAVKKRAEATKLKQQLGNGGFKIGEVEPTGKRSIRSIQGLQRDSEILYVGTYSSDDNSKRGQLKDVFDVDSNGYEEVDDDDSENGCSTVNKFNTISRSVSQPDFLANLNDDLTNDVLLQNRPSIFNRPSGNLAMTRSVSTVLANLGNGHSANESSDGSMKAKQKLGPIKPRSQLIISDSDSDHDSTDNEENDSLAVLRFLSAFKLEDYYPTFQKHEIDMETLMLLTEGDIKSLGLPIGPHRRLCNAIQERKEALASPGTITDSRL is encoded by the exons GGCGGCCAAGGACGGcttgctcgatgtcctgaaagAAGCCACCCGTTCGGAAGTGAATTCCAAGGATGTGGACGGTATGACGCCGGTGCTATGGGCAGCTTTCGAGGGACGCTTAGAGGCTCTCAAATTACTAGTCGGACGAGG AGGGGATCCCGATAAATCGGATCAATTTGGTAATACCGCATTACATCTAGCTTCCGCCAAAGGGCACATGCAGTGCGTTGATTTCCTAGTTCAATTTGGGGCAAACTTGTATGCGCTGGATATCGATAAACACAGTGCGAAGGATTTAGCAGCCATTAACAATCGTGATAACATCCTACGCTATCTGGATATGGCTGCGGCTAATCTGGAGACTACGGATAA GAAAAAAGTTCGAGACCTGAAAGAACAAGCAAGGAAAAAGTCCGAAAAACAAGCGCGGGAGTTCGCCAAACGGCAGCAAAAAATCGAGCAAGGTGTGGAAGATAACAGTCGAGTTCGACCGCACAGGCCGTCCAACGTGCTTCAGCTGCTGAAACATAAAATTTGGTCCGGGAGTCAGGGCAATTTGAAAAATCCTCAAAAAGACACCAATCAAAACTCTACCAAATTTAGTGCACTAGTCGGTGGAACAGTGACTGGAGCAAGAGGTGCTGTGAAGAAACGTGCAGAAGCTACAAAGCTTAAACAGCAATTAGGAAATGGAG GATTCAAAATCGGCGAAGTTGAACCAACGGGGAAACGTAGTATTCGATCAATTCAGGGACTACAGAGAGATTCGGAGATTTTGTACGTGGGAACTTATAGCTCCGACGATAATAGCAAAAGAGGTCAACTAAAGGACGTGTTTGATGTTGACTCAAATGGCTACGAAGAAGTGGATGACGATGATAGTGAAAACGGTTGTTCTACTGTGAACAAGTTTAACACTATATCTAGGTCTGTGAGTCAACCAGACTTTTTGGCTAATCTAAACGACGATCTTACAAACGACGTGCTGTTGCAAAATCGACCCAGTATTTTCAACAGACCCTCAGGAAATTTAGCTATGAC CCGATCAGTGTCAACCGTACTAGCAAATTTGGGTAATGGACATTCGGCCAACGAATCCTCAGACGGATCCATGAAAGCGAAACAAAAACTGGGTCCTATCAAACCACGCTCGCAATTGATTATCTCAGATTCTGATAGTGACCATGATAGCACCGATAACGAGGAAAATGATTCGTTGGCAGTGTTGCGATTTCTGTCAGCATTCAAACTCGAAGACTACTATCCAAC ATTCCAGAAACATGAGATCGACATGGAAACATTAATGCTACTAACCGAGGGAGACATAAAATCACTGGGCTTGCCAATCGGTCCGCACAGACGGTTGTGTAACGCCATCCAGGAACGAAAAGAAGCCCTTGCCAGTCCGGGAACTATAACAGATAGTCGGCTATGA
- the LOC131434041 gene encoding multidrug resistance protein homolog 49: MTNKNYPQSNGSQQQQSVNLKHGISNDAMSVSSHKGSKDVINVKFSKAPEKAFSTASSYKPVSYFKLFRFATWGEISTTILGVLLASFASLGLPYGVILYGEFTTLLVDRTIGIGKSTDTAILSMFGGGQILINASVEENREAILVDAKAFGLGVIFVSVVQFLAAALSIDVINRSANRQISRIRQLFLQAVLRQDMTWYDLNSDDNFAVRITDDLDKLKEGIGEKLSIFTYLVMSFTISVIFSFFYGWKLTLVILSCAPIIILATAIVAKMQSSLTEKELKAYSAAGTVAEEVLGSIRTVVAFGGERKELERYKGRLGAAEENGRKKGLFSGIGGGIMWFIIYCCYALAFWYGISLILEDRGKDVKDYTPAVLIIVLFGVLAGAQNLGLSSPHLEAFSTAKGSAASIFSVIDRIPTIDSLSDSGLRPLSFTGNIKFTDVRFRYPARSDVQVLQGLDLTIEAGKTIALVGPSGCGKSTCLQLIQRLYDPLHGHVTIDGIKVNELNISWLRSCIGVVGQEPVLFATSIAENIRYGNPDANQSDIEKAAKIANCHSFVTKLPNGYRTMIGERGAQLSGGQKQRIAIARALVRNPKILLLDEATSALDPNSERRVQDALEKASRGRTTLVVSHRLSTITNADKIVYIDKGIVAEQGTHEALMAKKGLYYNLVIASGALKQNDDTVKSAEDETNPVGPKSESADDAYSDDESDESKSGEVVEEDSEDAYPVSVFRLMKLNSPEWPYILFGCGAAMVVGASFPLFAVLFGEMYGILSVADPEYVKEECNFYSLLFLLLGVITGIGTFFQTFLFNVAGVRLTARLRQKTFKAIISQEMAWFDESNNAVGALCARLSGDCASVQGATGTRIGSLLQAASTICIGVGIALYYSWNLTLVSVVAIPIVLGSILLESRYMESSALKEKQALESAIKLAVEAISNIRTVASLGQEPYVLERYNTEIVKVDAACKKKTRLRGTVFALGQIMPFMGYGLALFYGGKLVSEAQLQYKDVIKVSEALIFGAWMLGQALAYAPNVNSAMLSAGRLMKLLDRTPKMHNPSNTYRQISQKHEGNIKYNDVEFRYPTRPTIPILQKLDLEIKKGTTVALVGPSGCGKSTCIQMLLRYYDPDNGKVDIDGITTTEFPLSRIRSQMGLVSQEPVLFDRTIAENIAYGDNSRDIPMPEIIEAAKMANIHEFIVNLPKGYETSLGTKGAQLSGGQKQRIAIARALVRNPRILLLDEATSALDNQSEKIVQNALDHARKGRTCIIIAHRLTTIQNADMICVIQNGVVVESGTHDELMALNRLYSKLYTMQQVA, encoded by the exons ATGACAAACAAAAACTATCCTCAAAGCAACGGATCGCAGCAACAGCAGTCGGTGAATCTCAAACATGGCATCAGCAATGACGCGATGTCCGTGTCCAGTCACAAGGGCTCCAAGGATGTCATAAACGTAAAGTTCAGCAAAGCACCGGAGAAAGCTTTCAGCACCGCCAGCAGTTACAAACCGGTTTCATACTTCAAATTG TTCCGTTTCGCTACATGGGGCGAAATAAGTACGACCATTCTTGGGGTGCTATTGGCCTCGTTTGCATCGTTGGGACTGCCCTACGGTGTCATACTGTACGGTGAGTTCACGACGCTGCTGGTAGATCGGACCATCGGAATCGGAAAGTCTACCGATACAGCAATCCTATCCATGTTCGGCGGAGGACAAATTCT AATCAACGCCAGCGTCGAAGAGAATCGCGAGGCCATTCTAGTGGACGCCAAAGCCTTCGGTTTGGGCGTTATATTCGTGTCGGTAGTACAGTTCCTAGCCGCTGCCTTGAGTATAGATGTAATCAATCGATCGGCCAATCGACAAATCAGCCGAATAAGGCAACTGTTTCTACAGGCGGTCCTGCGGCAGGACATGACCTGGTACGATCTGAACAGCGATGACAATTTTGCGGTTCGCATCACTGA cGATCTAGACAAGCTGAAGGAAGGCATCGGAGAAAAACTTTCCATTTTCACGTACTTGGTCATGTCTTTCACCATATCTGTGATATTTTCGTTTTTCTACGGCTGGAAGTTAACGCTTGTGATATTGAGTTGTGCCCCAATTATTATATTGGCAACTGCTATAGTGGCTAAG ATGCAAAGCTCACTGACGGAGAAAGAGTTGAAGGCCTACTCAGCAGCAGGTACGGTTGCTGAAGAAGTTCTTGGCAGTATACGAACCGTTGTGGCGTTTGGAGGAGAACGGAAAGAACTGGAACGGTATAAAGGTCGTCTAGGTGCCGCAGAAGAAAATGGTCGCAAGAAAGGTCTTTTCTCCGGTATTGGAGGTGGTATCATGTGGTTCATCATCTACTGTTGTTATGCTTTGGCCTTCTGGTATGGAATCAGTCTTATCCTGGAGGACCGCGGAAAAGATGTGAAAGACTACACTCCGGCTGTATTGATCATTGTGCTGTTTGGTGTGTTAGCTGGGGCTCAGAATCTTGGCTTGTCGTCTCCTCATTTAGAAGCCTTCTCCACCGCAAAAGGATCGGCAGCATCAATTTTTTCTGTGATCGATAGAATCCCCACTATTGATTCCCTGAGCGATAGCGGTCTAAGGCCACTGTCGTTTACAGGAAATATCAAATTCACTGATGTCCGATTCCGCTACCCGGCGCGCAGCGATGTCCAAGTATTACAAGGTTTGGACTTAACTATAGAGGCAGGAAAGACTATAGCACTAGTGGGACCATCCGGTTGTGGAAAGTCCACTTGTCTGCAGCTTATCCAGCGGTTGTACGATCCCCTACAC GGACATGTAACCATCGATGGAATTAAAGTTAATGAATTGAACATTAGTTGGTTGCGTTCCTGTATTGGTGTAGTTGGTCAGGAACCGGTTCTGTTTGCTACCAGTATAGCGGAAAACATTCGCTACGGAAATCCCGATGCCAATCAGAGTGATATAGAAAAAGCTGCCAAAATTGCTAATTGCCATAGCTTCGTAACTAAGTTGCCGAACGGATACCGAACGATGATTGGGGAACGAGGCGCTCAGTTGTCCGGTGGACAGAAGCAAAGAATTGCCATAGCACGAGCATTGGTTCGTAATCCGAAAATCCTACTGCTGGATGAAGCCACCTCCGCGCTCGATCCAAACTCCGAAAGACGTGTTCAGGATGCTCTCGAGAAGGCCAGTCGTGGCCGGACAACTTTGGTGGTATCCCATCGATTATCGACAATAACGAATGCCGATAAGATTGTATATATAGATAAGGGAATAGTCGCCGAGCAGGGGACCCATGAGGCACTGATGGCGAAAAAAGGACTGTATTATAATCTAGTAATCGCTAGTGGTGCACTCAAACAGAATGATGATACGGTCAAATCGGCTGAGGATGAAACCAATCCCGTGGGGCCGAAGAGCGAATCTGCAGATGATGCTTATTCCGATGACGAATCGGATGAAAGTAAATCCGGAGAAGTGGTGGAAGAAGATTCCGAGGATGCCTATCCGGTGTCTGTGTTTAGGCTAATGAAACTCAATTCTCCCGAATGGCCATATATCTTGTTTGGGTGTGGTGCAGCCATGGTTGTAGGAGCTTCGTTCCCATTGTTTGCCGTACTGTTTGGTGAAATGTATGGT ATCCTATCGGTAGCCGACCCGGAATATGTCAAGGAGGAATGCAATTTCTATTCGTTACTATTCCTATTACTCGGTGTTATTACTGGTATCGGGACATTCTTCCAAACATTCCTATTCAACGTGGCCGGAGTTCGACTGACGGCACGGCTTCGACAGAAAACGTTCAAAGCTATTATAAGTCAGGAAATGGCGTGGTTTGACGAATCCAACAACGCTGTCGGGGCACTATGCGCTCGTTTGTCAGGAGATTGTGCCAGTGTTCAAGGTGCAACGGGAACGCGCATCGGGTCACTGTTACAAGCTGCTTCTACTATTTGCATCGGAGTTGGGATTGCTCTGTACTATTCGTGGAACTTAACGCTCGTTTCGGTGGTTGCCATTCCGATAGTTTTGGGATCCATTCTTCTTGAATCTCGGTACATGGAATCTAGTGCTTTGAAAGAGAAGCAAGCCCTTGAAAGTGCCATCAAATTAGCAGTGGAAGCCATTTCCAATATCCGTACAGTTGCCAGCTTGGGCCAGGAGCCATACGTGCTCGAGCGATATAACACAGAAATTGTCAAAGTTGATGCTGCCTGCAAGAAAAAAACTAGATTGAGAGGCACGGTATTTGCCCTGGGACAAATCATGCCATTTATGGGATACGGATTGGCTCTGTTTTACGGTGGAAAACTTGTTTCGGAAGCACAACTCCAATACAAAGACGTGATCAA AGTATCCGAAGCACTTATCTTTGGCGCATGGATGCTGGGTCAGGCTTTGGCTTACGCACCGAATGTAAATTCTGCCATGCTGTCAGCTGGACGTCTTATGAAATTACTAGATCGAACTCCAAagatgcacaatccgtcgaacaCATATCGTCAGATTTCTCAG AAACACGAAGGCAATATCAAATACAACGATGTCGAGTTTCGTTATCCCACGAGACCTACCATTCCTATCCTTCAAAAGTTGGATTTGGAAATTAAGAAAGGTACCACGGTTGCCTTGGTTGGACCTTCCGGATGTGGTAAATCTACCTGCATTCAAATGCTTCTTCGTTATTACGATCCCGATAATGGCAAAGTG GACATTGACGGAATCACCACAACAGAATTCCCGCTCAGTCGAATCCGGTCCCAAATGGGTCTCGTGTCGCAGGAACCGGTTTTGTTCGATCGAACCATAGCGGAAAACATTGCCTACGGGGATAACAGTCGGGACATTCCGATGCCGGAGATCATCGAGGCAGCCAAAATGGCCAACATCCATGAGTTCATCGTGAACCTACCGAAAGGTTATGAGACCAGCTTGGGCACTAAAGGGGCACAGCTCTCGGGCGGTCAGAAGCAACGAATCGCCATTGCTCGTGCGTTAGTTAGAAATCCTCGAATACTGCTGCTGGATGAGGCAACGTCTGCGCTGGACAATCAAAGTGAAAAGATCGTACAGAATGCACTTGACCATGCTAGAAAGGGCAGGACTTGCATAATCATTGCCCATCGGTTGACGACAATTCAGAATGCCGATATGATATGTGTCATTCAAAACGGTGTGGTCGTGGAAAGCGGGACTCATGATGAACTAATGGCGCTTAACAGGCTTTACTCGAAACTGTATACCATGCAACAAGTGGCTTAG